Proteins from a genomic interval of Niabella soli DSM 19437:
- a CDS encoding GNAT family N-acetyltransferase, translating into MSSIISFETERLLLRPTNESDTSLLFYLMNSAKWLKYIGNRDITSFEKAGNYIAQRIKPQQDRLGFGSFTIIRKEDEKKIGLCGLYERKGLPGIDIGFALLPRFEGKGYAFEATEKMLEAGFNLFGLEAIFAITAPGNLASQGLLKKLGLKDSGTILLPGETEALLLFKMLKHESHSARPLELF; encoded by the coding sequence ATGAGTTCCATTATTTCATTTGAAACAGAACGGCTGCTGCTCAGGCCTACCAATGAAAGCGATACATCGCTGCTGTTCTATCTCATGAATTCTGCTAAATGGTTAAAGTATATCGGCAACCGCGATATTACCTCTTTTGAAAAAGCGGGTAATTATATAGCACAACGGATAAAGCCTCAACAGGACCGGCTGGGCTTCGGGAGTTTTACCATCATTCGAAAAGAGGATGAAAAAAAGATAGGGCTCTGCGGACTGTACGAGCGCAAGGGCCTGCCAGGGATCGATATCGGTTTTGCCCTGTTACCGCGTTTTGAAGGAAAGGGATACGCCTTTGAAGCCACCGAAAAAATGCTGGAAGCGGGATTTAACCTCTTCGGGCTGGAAGCTATTTTTGCGATTACAGCGCCTGGGAATCTGGCATCGCAGGGACTGTTGAAAAAACTGGGCTTAAAAGATTCCGGAACCATCCTTTTGCCTGGCGAAACAGAAGCCTTGCTGTTGTTTAAAATGCTTAAACACGAGAGTCATAGCGCCCGCCCGTTAGAATTGTTTTAA
- a CDS encoding hybrid sensor histidine kinase/response regulator transcription factor: protein MRNGFTRLRAGVLVCFFISAFANQATAQRLSFNHLTSENGLSNNSVLSIAQDGKGFIWLGTSNGLNRYDGWQIKPYMANNQGSSGLQTADVLSLLCDAEKVLWAGTGSGLNRYNEKADRFEQVSLPVKAAVNALFQDHNHQLWVGTSRGLFLRLNAGQRRFTQFKTANGSNVVKGAVNCIREDHKGNIWIGSDSGLVRLFNNNGRYVFENFIHDPLKTNTLSNNAVSSIYEDVAGNIWIGTLNAGLNEYNPATRTFTHFSKQNGQANSLIHNNVRSILSKNNDELWVGTQEGLSVLNLKTKTFSNFQNNGNDAKSLSQNSIYSLFKDANGSIWVGTYFGGVNRVDAFSTPFKVIRNDGKGNTLNNNVVSSIVEDNNGNLWIGTEGGGLNFFDRRNNRYTEYKNDITNPASIASNLVKFVYLDAEENVWCGTHGGGLNVLDRQSGVFKHYLYTPNQVHSARMEVSAMATDNLGRFWVISTSGIYLFQKNGTHLTPLTFDNGLEALKQVQASTIYKDPSGIVWLGGTPGLYSVAGNKVTVINKNINVNSILPDGNGNIWLTQRNGPTTIYNIRSKQFYDYKNILGQRNIVGLLKDHNGQLWLSTDVGLIRFDPARKSATTYTTADGLAGKEFNYNSFLADSKGEFFFGGYHGITHFFPEQVVINNYRSPLVFTGLLLNNDEVRIDEKKGPLKNNIDQTNAIVFKHDQNLFSINFALLNYIKSNKNKYLIKLSGFDNNWKQVRAPSATYTNLPAGEYLLEVKGANNDEVWTGPIALKITVLPPFWRSNLAYLIYMLLLSAILFLLVRFFFMRALLKKEDELHQIKLNFFTNVSHEIRTHLTLIMAPIEKLLHINKEQNFTSQQLTQIKNNSDRLLSLVSELMDFRKAEANHLNLQVEETELIAFLQQIYVSFSELSLAKKISISYTHNTKEAWLFVDKKQLEKVFFNLLANAFKFTPEGGRIALKVNHQQQATEITVLDSGIGIAPKYMQKLFTNYFQVQDHGLQNTGYGLGLSIAKKIVELHHGKLRVESTQQKTEGTEGSTCFTVTLLPGAGHFNTDTQVHLVAPAAKKSVAAPLHPLRPEPLPAISGRPHRQPYTVLIAEDNPELRALLKQELEHYYNILLAPDGAAALEMVTESIPDLVISDIMMPRLNGDILCRKIKEDERTNHIPVLLLTAKSTQNDQIEGLEKGADAYITKPFSTQVLELTIQNLLETQQKLQQRLRKEFTLHLAANRTGDNKDAAVKTESDFLNHVIGIITAHLEDPDFGVEKLSRKVAMSTPVLYKKLRALTNMSVNELIKNIRFKKAAELVLQKNMTINEISFAVGYDNRKYFSKEFKKHFGVAPSEYAGRENVE, encoded by the coding sequence ATGAGAAATGGGTTTACCCGGTTAAGAGCGGGTGTGCTGGTCTGTTTTTTTATAAGCGCTTTTGCCAACCAGGCAACAGCACAACGGCTTTCTTTTAATCATTTAACATCCGAAAACGGATTATCGAATAATTCCGTTTTATCCATCGCACAGGATGGGAAGGGTTTTATTTGGCTGGGGACCTCCAATGGTTTGAACCGTTATGACGGCTGGCAGATAAAGCCCTATATGGCCAACAACCAGGGTAGCTCCGGATTGCAAACCGCAGATGTCCTTTCCCTGCTCTGCGATGCCGAAAAAGTGCTTTGGGCGGGAACCGGTTCCGGCCTGAACCGGTATAATGAAAAAGCAGACCGGTTTGAACAAGTGAGCCTGCCTGTAAAAGCTGCCGTTAACGCCTTGTTCCAGGATCATAATCATCAATTGTGGGTAGGCACTTCCAGAGGGCTTTTTCTCCGTTTGAATGCGGGCCAACGCCGTTTTACACAATTTAAAACGGCGAACGGCAGCAACGTTGTAAAAGGAGCGGTGAATTGTATTCGTGAGGACCATAAAGGGAATATATGGATAGGATCCGATTCGGGGCTGGTACGCCTTTTTAACAATAACGGGCGGTACGTTTTTGAAAACTTTATTCATGATCCATTAAAAACCAATACATTAAGCAACAATGCCGTTTCTTCTATTTATGAAGATGTTGCCGGTAATATCTGGATCGGCACGCTGAATGCCGGCCTCAATGAATATAATCCCGCCACCCGGACCTTTACCCATTTCTCCAAGCAAAACGGACAGGCCAATAGCCTCATACATAATAATGTGCGCAGTATCCTGTCCAAAAACAACGATGAACTTTGGGTGGGCACCCAGGAAGGCCTCAGCGTCCTGAATCTTAAAACGAAAACTTTTTCTAATTTTCAGAATAACGGCAACGATGCTAAAAGCCTCAGTCAGAATTCCATCTATAGCCTGTTCAAAGATGCCAATGGTTCCATTTGGGTGGGCACTTATTTTGGTGGGGTGAACCGGGTGGATGCGTTTTCCACCCCCTTTAAGGTGATCCGTAATGACGGAAAAGGAAATACCCTTAATAATAATGTGGTAAGCAGTATTGTGGAAGACAACAACGGCAACCTTTGGATCGGTACCGAAGGAGGAGGTCTTAATTTTTTCGATCGCCGGAATAACCGGTATACGGAATATAAAAATGATATTACCAACCCCGCCAGCATTGCCTCCAACCTGGTAAAATTCGTTTACCTGGATGCAGAGGAGAATGTGTGGTGTGGCACCCACGGCGGTGGCTTAAACGTGCTGGACCGCCAATCAGGCGTTTTCAAACATTACCTCTACACCCCCAACCAGGTGCATTCTGCCCGGATGGAAGTTTCTGCAATGGCAACGGATAATCTGGGACGCTTTTGGGTAATCAGTACCAGCGGCATCTATTTATTTCAGAAAAACGGCACGCATCTTACCCCCTTGACATTTGATAACGGCCTGGAAGCATTAAAACAAGTGCAGGCCAGCACTATCTATAAGGACCCCTCCGGCATTGTATGGCTTGGCGGCACACCGGGCCTCTACAGCGTTGCCGGCAACAAGGTAACAGTGATCAATAAAAATATTAATGTAAACAGTATTTTGCCGGATGGGAACGGCAATATATGGCTTACCCAAAGAAACGGCCCCACCACTATTTACAATATCCGGTCAAAACAATTTTACGATTACAAAAATATTTTAGGCCAGCGGAATATTGTAGGCCTGCTAAAGGACCACAACGGGCAGTTATGGCTGAGCACCGACGTCGGGCTGATCCGCTTTGATCCGGCGCGGAAAAGCGCCACCACTTATACCACGGCTGATGGCCTGGCAGGGAAAGAGTTTAACTATAATTCGTTTCTGGCCGATAGCAAGGGGGAATTCTTTTTTGGCGGCTATCATGGCATCACTCATTTTTTCCCGGAACAGGTTGTAATAAATAATTACCGCTCTCCGCTTGTATTTACAGGGTTACTGCTTAACAATGATGAGGTCAGGATCGATGAAAAAAAAGGGCCATTAAAAAACAATATCGACCAAACAAATGCAATCGTCTTTAAACACGACCAGAATCTTTTTTCAATAAATTTTGCGTTGCTGAATTATATAAAAAGCAACAAAAACAAGTATTTAATTAAGCTATCTGGTTTTGACAATAACTGGAAGCAGGTGCGTGCGCCTTCCGCAACCTATACCAACCTGCCCGCGGGCGAGTATCTTCTGGAAGTAAAAGGAGCAAATAATGACGAAGTATGGACAGGACCGATTGCCCTAAAAATAACAGTGCTTCCTCCCTTCTGGCGCAGCAACCTGGCTTATTTAATTTATATGCTCCTGTTGTCCGCAATCCTTTTTTTACTAGTGCGCTTCTTCTTTATGCGGGCCCTTTTAAAAAAAGAAGACGAGCTACACCAGATCAAGCTCAATTTCTTTACGAATGTTTCGCATGAGATACGAACCCACCTTACGCTTATCATGGCTCCCATTGAAAAACTGCTGCACATTAATAAAGAGCAAAATTTCACCAGTCAGCAATTAACTCAAATAAAAAATAATTCGGACCGGTTGCTGAGCCTGGTGAGTGAATTGATGGATTTCAGAAAAGCGGAAGCCAACCATCTGAATTTGCAAGTGGAAGAAACAGAACTGATCGCGTTCCTTCAACAGATCTATGTCAGTTTCAGCGAGCTTTCCCTGGCCAAAAAAATCAGTATTTCCTATACGCACAATACAAAAGAAGCCTGGCTGTTCGTTGATAAAAAACAGCTCGAAAAAGTGTTCTTTAACCTGTTGGCCAATGCCTTCAAATTTACTCCTGAAGGCGGAAGGATCGCCCTGAAAGTGAATCACCAGCAACAGGCAACAGAGATCACCGTCCTCGACTCGGGGATCGGGATCGCTCCTAAATATATGCAGAAACTATTCACCAATTATTTCCAGGTGCAGGATCACGGCTTGCAAAATACCGGTTATGGGCTGGGGCTTTCGATCGCCAAAAAAATAGTGGAGCTGCACCATGGCAAGCTTCGGGTGGAAAGTACGCAACAAAAAACGGAAGGTACAGAGGGAAGCACTTGTTTTACTGTAACGCTTTTACCCGGCGCCGGCCATTTTAATACGGATACCCAGGTTCACCTGGTTGCTCCGGCCGCAAAGAAAAGTGTTGCCGCCCCACTACACCCGCTGCGCCCGGAACCTTTGCCCGCCATTTCGGGGCGGCCGCACCGGCAGCCCTATACTGTTTTAATAGCAGAAGATAATCCGGAGTTGCGGGCGCTGCTTAAACAAGAGCTCGAACATTATTATAATATTCTACTGGCCCCGGACGGAGCCGCGGCCCTGGAAATGGTAACGGAGTCTATTCCGGACCTTGTTATCAGTGATATTATGATGCCCCGGCTGAATGGGGATATACTTTGCCGGAAAATAAAAGAAGACGAACGCACCAACCATATTCCCGTATTGCTTTTGACTGCTAAAAGTACACAAAATGATCAGATAGAGGGCCTGGAGAAAGGTGCCGATGCCTATATTACCAAACCGTTTAGCACGCAGGTGCTTGAGCTAACGATTCAAAATCTGCTGGAAACCCAACAGAAGTTGCAGCAGCGGCTGCGCAAAGAGTTTACGCTACACCTGGCGGCCAACAGGACCGGCGATAACAAAGATGCGGCGGTCAAAACCGAAAGTGATTTTCTTAATCATGTAATCGGGATCATCACAGCGCACCTGGAAGATCCTGACTTCGGCGTGGAGAAACTTTCCCGGAAAGTGGCCATGAGCACACCGGTACTTTACAAAAAACTAAGAGCGCTCACCAATATGTCGGTGAACGAACTCATAAAAAATATACGCTTTAAAAAGGCTGCTGAACTGGTGCTGCAAAAGAATATGACGATTAATGAAATTTCCTTTGCCGTGGGATATGACAACCGCAAATATTTCAGCAAGGAATTTAAAAAACATTTTGGAGTAGCGCCAAGCGAATATGCGGGCAGGGAGAATGTAGAATAA
- a CDS encoding rhodanese-like domain-containing protein, which translates to MKKGALLLLLIVFLNAKNTSAQLPKTKVDFDGYETLLKLVKLHRKTRLVNLDVFLKLSKQTGTIILDTRSGEMYDRKHIAGAVHLDFSDFTQDNLAGIIPSANTRVLIYCNNNIEGDPEHFPANNIRFKNVRGKTSPYALALNIPTYIGLYGYGYTNVFELAELINDSDGRLRYEGTDVNPNEPSITGAVIMTKR; encoded by the coding sequence ATGAAAAAAGGGGCATTATTACTGCTGCTGATCGTATTTTTAAATGCAAAAAATACTTCCGCTCAATTACCCAAAACAAAAGTTGATTTTGACGGTTATGAAACACTCCTCAAACTGGTAAAGCTGCATCGCAAAACAAGACTGGTGAACCTGGATGTTTTTTTAAAGCTGAGCAAACAAACAGGAACCATTATCCTGGACACCCGGTCGGGTGAAATGTATGACCGCAAACACATAGCGGGCGCCGTACATCTGGATTTTTCTGATTTTACCCAGGACAACCTGGCCGGGATCATTCCTTCAGCCAACACCAGAGTGCTGATCTATTGTAACAACAATATAGAGGGCGACCCGGAACATTTTCCTGCAAACAATATCCGTTTTAAAAACGTCCGCGGAAAGACCAGCCCTTATGCCCTGGCCCTGAATATTCCCACCTATATTGGCCTGTATGGTTATGGTTACACTAATGTTTTTGAATTAGCAGAGCTCATTAACGATAGCGACGGGCGCCTGAGATATGAAGGCACCGATGTAAATCCGAACGAGCCCTCCATAACAGGAGCGGTAATAATGACAAAAAGATAA
- a CDS encoding glycoside hydrolase family 2 protein, whose protein sequence is MQRFALLPALLLLYCSLWSQQPAGRSTIKTKWAAAVDPQKPLPEYPRPQLVRGNWINLNGSWDYAIKPTTAEAVPAAFDGKILVPYPVESALSGVQKTVGKDNALWYRKTIQLPAAITKGNVLLHFGAVDWKCDVFVNGQPAGTHKGGYGAFTLDITKLIKKGKAQEITVRVWDPSDDGPQPRGKQVKKPNGIWYTPVTGIWQTVWIEGVPAAYIVATKNTPDIDQKTIKVETNIANAQPGDKVRVIALDKGKKLSETQVNPGATAALPIDAMKLWTPDNPYLYELKIELLRKTKVIDAAGSYFAMRKISMQKENGVQRMLLNNQFVFQYGPLDQGWWPDGLYTAPTDEALRFDIQTTKDMGFNMIRKHVKVEPARWYHYCDELGVLVWQDMPSGDMGGNVWDSRPGQLSGGNLDKERSPESEAIYRSEWKEIMDNLYNFPSIVVWVPFNEAWGQFKTKEITEWTMQHDPSRLINSASGGNFFPVGHIMDLHNYPAPAMPDPKLFGESRVLVLGEFGGLGLPLEGHTWQEKNNWGYQSFKNQNELKDRYATLIGQLAKLIPLGLSAAVYTQTTDVEIETNGLMTYDRKVFKIDPKVLHELHQQLYKAVK, encoded by the coding sequence ATGCAACGATTCGCTTTATTACCGGCTTTGCTGTTACTTTATTGCAGCCTTTGGAGCCAGCAACCCGCGGGGAGATCAACAATTAAAACAAAATGGGCCGCGGCGGTTGATCCGCAAAAACCGTTGCCCGAATACCCAAGGCCACAACTGGTGCGGGGCAACTGGATCAATCTGAACGGATCCTGGGATTACGCCATTAAACCCACAACCGCGGAGGCGGTCCCTGCAGCTTTCGATGGCAAGATCCTCGTCCCCTATCCCGTAGAGTCCGCGCTTTCGGGTGTGCAAAAAACAGTAGGCAAAGACAATGCCCTCTGGTACCGGAAAACCATCCAACTGCCCGCAGCAATCACTAAAGGAAATGTGCTCTTACATTTTGGAGCGGTAGACTGGAAGTGCGATGTGTTCGTGAACGGACAGCCAGCAGGCACCCATAAAGGCGGCTATGGTGCTTTTACATTGGACATTACAAAACTCATAAAAAAAGGCAAAGCCCAGGAAATCACCGTACGTGTTTGGGATCCTTCAGATGATGGTCCGCAACCACGGGGTAAGCAGGTCAAAAAGCCTAATGGAATCTGGTACACACCGGTAACGGGTATCTGGCAAACGGTTTGGATAGAGGGCGTTCCTGCTGCTTACATCGTCGCTACCAAAAATACTCCGGACATTGACCAGAAAACGATCAAAGTGGAAACCAACATCGCCAATGCGCAACCAGGCGATAAAGTGCGGGTAATTGCCCTCGATAAAGGAAAGAAGTTAAGCGAAACCCAGGTAAACCCGGGAGCAACCGCGGCCCTGCCAATAGATGCAATGAAATTGTGGACACCAGATAATCCTTATTTATATGAATTGAAGATCGAATTACTGCGCAAGACAAAAGTCATAGATGCTGCCGGTTCTTATTTCGCTATGCGAAAAATTTCGATGCAGAAGGAGAACGGCGTACAACGCATGCTGCTGAACAACCAGTTTGTTTTCCAGTATGGGCCGCTGGACCAGGGCTGGTGGCCGGACGGACTTTATACGGCACCAACCGATGAAGCACTGCGTTTTGATATACAGACTACTAAGGACATGGGCTTTAATATGATCCGCAAGCATGTAAAAGTAGAGCCGGCAAGGTGGTACCACTATTGCGATGAACTGGGCGTATTGGTATGGCAGGATATGCCGAGCGGCGATATGGGTGGCAATGTATGGGATTCGCGACCTGGGCAGCTTTCCGGCGGAAACCTGGATAAAGAAAGAAGCCCGGAATCCGAAGCCATTTACCGTTCTGAATGGAAAGAGATCATGGATAACCTTTATAATTTCCCAAGCATCGTGGTTTGGGTTCCTTTTAATGAAGCCTGGGGCCAGTTTAAAACAAAGGAAATTACGGAGTGGACCATGCAGCACGATCCATCGCGGCTGATCAACAGCGCCAGTGGTGGTAATTTCTTTCCTGTGGGCCATATTATGGACCTGCACAACTATCCCGCTCCTGCAATGCCCGATCCGAAGTTATTCGGCGAAAGCCGTGTACTGGTATTAGGAGAATTTGGAGGATTGGGGTTACCGCTTGAGGGGCATACCTGGCAGGAAAAGAATAACTGGGGCTACCAGAGTTTCAAAAATCAAAATGAGCTCAAAGACCGGTATGCCACGCTGATAGGGCAATTGGCGAAACTCATCCCCTTGGGTTTATCTGCCGCTGTTTACACCCAGACAACCGATGTGGAAATTGAGACCAACGGGCTGATGACCTATGATCGAAAGGTTTTTAAAATTGACCCGAAGGTCTTGCACGAACTGCATCAGCAATTGTATAAAGCTGTAAAATGA